GTAGCCCATGTACATCCGTTTCTTGCCGGGAACGTTGGCGCCGTTGTACCACGAATTGCAGCTCGGATGGACCAGAACCGTCGCCGCCACAAGGGATGTGGTGTGCTCGATCCACTCGTGCTGCGCCTCCGGCGTCGCCTCGATGGTCCGGTAACCGTTGTCCCTCAGGTAGGAGATGCAGTCGCCGATCCATTCGACGTGCTGTTCGAGCGCGGTGACGAAGTTCGTCGCCGCCGACGGGCTGCCCGGGCCCTGGACGGTGAATAGATTGGGGAACCCGGCGACCGCCAGCCCGAGGTAGGACACCGGACCCTGGTCGGCCCAGACGTCCCTCAGCAGCATGCCGTCCCGGCCGCGAACGTCGATGCGGGTGAGCGCGCCGGTCATCGCGTCGAATCCGGTGGCATAAACGATGACGTCCAGGGCGTAGTGCCCGGCCGCGGTGTCGATGCCATCCGGGGTGATCGTGCGGATCGGATCCCTGCGCAGGTCCACCAGCGTGACGTTGTCGCGGTTGTAGGTCTGGTAGTACCCCTGATCGATGATCGGCCGTTTACAGCCGAAGGGGTGACTGGGCACCAGCGCCGCCGCCGTCGCAGGGTCGTCGACGATGCGGGCGATCGCCTCGCCGTACAACGCAGTCGCCATCCGGTTGGCCTCGATATCGAAGAAGATGTCACCCCAGTTGAGCGCGCCCATCACGCCGCGCTCGTCGACGGCACGCAACTGCTCCTCGCGGGTGGCCGTCTTGATCGGCGGGCTGACAAGCATGTCGATCAGCACCGAGAACGCCGAGAGCCGTGCCGCACCGACCGGGTGCTCACGCTGCGCCTGCCGGATCTCGCCGTAGTTCGCTTTCATCTCGGCGAGTTCGCCGACCGCGAACTGCCGCACCTCCCACGGCAGCGTGAACGCCGGGGACCGCTGAAAGACGAAGAGCTGCTCAACCTCCCGCGCGATCACCGGAATCATCTGCACGGCGGTCGAACCGGTCCCGATCACACCGACCCGCCTACCGGACAGGCTGAAGCCGCCTTCGGGCCACCGGCTGGTGAACAGCGAGTCCCCGGCGAAGGTGTCCATGCCGGGGATGTCGGGTTCCAGCGGGACCGACAGGATGCCCGAGGCGGCGACGACGAAAGGTGCCACGAAAGTCTCGCCGGTGGCGGTCTGCAGGGTCCATGTCGCGCGGGATTCGTCGAATGTCATGGCCGTGACGTCGGTGTCGAGCCGGATGTCCCGGCGCAGGTCAAGACGGTCGGCGACGAAGTTGAGGTACGCCTCGATCTCCGGCTGGGCCGGCATGGTCTCGGTCCACACCCACTCCTGTTGGATCTCCTCGGAAAAGCTGTAGGAGTACTCGATGCTCTCGATATCACAGCGCGCACCGGGATAGCGATTGAAAAGCCAAGTGCCGCCGATTTTTTCGGCCTTCTCCAGGACCTGCGCTCGCAGGCCGAGCTGTCGTAACCGGTGCAACATGTAGAGGCCGGAGAACCCGGCTCCGATCACGAGCACATCAGCACTATCCATCAACCGACCCTTCGCCTCTCCGCACAGCGGATGCTACTGTAACTATTACAGTATTGGAACCGGCCGGACCGCCGGTTCCCCGAAACCCTCAGGTGGGCGATGCGGTACACCCTGGAGTATCCGAGCGAGCTGCCCACCGCACCCGATGATTTCCTCTCCCCCGACGTGATCCGAGCCATCGTGTCGAGAGCCGAAGCGGCGGGCTTCGCCGCTGTCGCGCTGTCCGAACATCCGGCACCGTCGCTGAAGTGGCGCCGCAACGGCGGGCACGACACCCTCGACCCCGTCGCGGCGCTGAGCTTCATGGCCGGGGTGACCAGCCGGATCAGACTGATGACCAACCTGTTCGTGCTGCCGTTCCGCAACCCGTATCTGTCCGCCAAGGCCCTCGGCAGCCTGGACATCCTGTCCGCAGGCCGGCTCATCGCCGGCGTGGGGGCAGGCTATCTGCACTCGGAGTTCGCGGCGCTCGGCATCGAGGTCGACGACCGCGCCGCGCTCCTCGACGAAGCCCTGGCTGCCCTGCGATCGATCTGGACCGATCCCGAAACACCGGTCAGCGGGCGGGGATTCACGGCAACCGGTCCGATGTGGTTGCAGCCACCTGTGCAGCGGCCACATCCGCCGATCTGGATCGGAGGCAACACGGCAGCCGCGGCACGCCGCGTCGTCGAATTCGGCAGCGGCTGGATGCCGCTCATCGCACCCGCGGGTATGGCGTCGGCGATCGGCACGGCGACACTGGAGGACGCGGCCGCGTTCGGCGCACGACTCGGTCGGTTACGTCAGGCTCTGGCCGATGCCGGCCGGGATCCGGAGGCGCTTGATGTGCAGGTCATCTGCCCGTGGATCGACCTGGACGACAACTCCTCGGTGCGGCAAGCGCAGGACACTCTGGGGGAACTTGCCGAGTACGGCGCGAACTGGGCAGTCGCTCGCGTCGACGCACCCACTCCGGCGGAAGCGCTCGACTACATCGACGCGTTCGGTGAGGCAGTCATCGCAGCCGATCTGGTCGGTACACCGTTTCGAGGAGGTTCCCCGTGAAGGTTCCATTCACCTGGAAGGTCACCGGCTGGTTCATGATCGGCTGGTCTGCGGAGTATGCCGTCGGTGACGTACGGCCACTGCGCTACTTCGGCGAAGATTTGGTGATCTATCGCGACCAATCCGGTGAGTTGCACGTGCTGGAAGGTCATTGCAAGCACCTCGGCGCGCAC
This is a stretch of genomic DNA from Mycobacterium sp. ELW1. It encodes these proteins:
- a CDS encoding TIGR03619 family F420-dependent LLM class oxidoreductase, with translation MRYTLEYPSELPTAPDDFLSPDVIRAIVSRAEAAGFAAVALSEHPAPSLKWRRNGGHDTLDPVAALSFMAGVTSRIRLMTNLFVLPFRNPYLSAKALGSLDILSAGRLIAGVGAGYLHSEFAALGIEVDDRAALLDEALAALRSIWTDPETPVSGRGFTATGPMWLQPPVQRPHPPIWIGGNTAAAARRVVEFGSGWMPLIAPAGMASAIGTATLEDAAAFGARLGRLRQALADAGRDPEALDVQVICPWIDLDDNSSVRQAQDTLGELAEYGANWAVARVDAPTPAEALDYIDAFGEAVIAADLVGTPFRGGSP
- a CDS encoding NAD(P)/FAD-dependent oxidoreductase, with product MDSADVLVIGAGFSGLYMLHRLRQLGLRAQVLEKAEKIGGTWLFNRYPGARCDIESIEYSYSFSEEIQQEWVWTETMPAQPEIEAYLNFVADRLDLRRDIRLDTDVTAMTFDESRATWTLQTATGETFVAPFVVAASGILSVPLEPDIPGMDTFAGDSLFTSRWPEGGFSLSGRRVGVIGTGSTAVQMIPVIAREVEQLFVFQRSPAFTLPWEVRQFAVGELAEMKANYGEIRQAQREHPVGAARLSAFSVLIDMLVSPPIKTATREEQLRAVDERGVMGALNWGDIFFDIEANRMATALYGEAIARIVDDPATAAALVPSHPFGCKRPIIDQGYYQTYNRDNVTLVDLRRDPIRTITPDGIDTAAGHYALDVIVYATGFDAMTGALTRIDVRGRDGMLLRDVWADQGPVSYLGLAVAGFPNLFTVQGPGSPSAATNFVTALEQHVEWIGDCISYLRDNGYRTIEATPEAQHEWIEHTTSLVAATVLVHPSCNSWYNGANVPGKKRMYMGYTAGIPEYRRRCDEIAGAGYVGFLLA